From one Tsukamurella tyrosinosolvens genomic stretch:
- a CDS encoding glycosyltransferase family 4 protein: MTTPIRVLVVGPPPPGPLSRGGMATVVGHMAAQPDPAIDVRLVATYVDGTVGQRLRTGLGGMARSTAAVLRGDVDVVHVHLSHGGSVVRKAPVLWAARLRGVPAVVHGHSFDFGGWVTRLPAPARTLVRAALPADRWLVLGTGLATEYAAALGLAPETVEVLYNPVPPLPARPAEGLAADGADESIVRAVALGRLGVRKGSYDLVAAVAALPPDVRSRLHLTLAGDGEVDEVRAAVAAAGVEEAVTVRGWVDPAGRDALLAASQVFALPSYDEGLPMALLEAMAAGLAPLTTPVGAIPDAITDGDDGLLVPPGDVPALATALTRLVEDPVLLSHLAVGARSRAADFDLVEWHARLSALWSALARR, from the coding sequence GTGACGACGCCGATCCGCGTCCTCGTCGTGGGCCCCCCGCCCCCCGGTCCCCTGAGCCGGGGCGGCATGGCCACCGTGGTCGGTCACATGGCGGCGCAGCCCGATCCGGCCATCGACGTGCGCCTGGTCGCCACGTACGTGGACGGCACCGTCGGGCAGCGCCTGCGAACCGGTCTCGGCGGCATGGCGCGGAGCACCGCGGCCGTGCTCCGCGGCGACGTCGACGTGGTGCACGTGCACCTCTCGCACGGCGGCAGCGTCGTGCGCAAGGCCCCCGTGCTGTGGGCGGCGCGCCTGCGCGGCGTCCCCGCGGTCGTGCACGGCCACAGCTTCGACTTCGGCGGCTGGGTCACCCGGCTCCCGGCCCCCGCGCGGACCCTCGTGCGGGCGGCCCTGCCCGCGGACCGCTGGTTGGTGCTGGGGACGGGCCTCGCCACGGAGTACGCGGCCGCCCTGGGCCTCGCGCCCGAGACGGTCGAGGTGCTCTACAACCCCGTGCCGCCCCTCCCGGCCCGGCCCGCCGAGGGCCTCGCGGCCGACGGCGCGGACGAAAGCATCGTCCGCGCGGTCGCGCTCGGGCGGCTCGGCGTCCGGAAGGGCAGCTACGACCTCGTCGCGGCGGTCGCCGCGCTGCCGCCCGACGTCCGGTCACGGCTGCACCTGACCCTGGCCGGCGACGGCGAGGTGGACGAGGTGCGCGCCGCGGTCGCGGCGGCCGGCGTCGAGGAGGCGGTGACGGTCCGCGGTTGGGTGGACCCGGCCGGGCGCGACGCGCTGCTCGCCGCATCGCAGGTCTTCGCGCTGCCCAGCTACGACGAGGGCCTGCCGATGGCGCTGCTGGAGGCGATGGCCGCCGGCCTCGCGCCGCTGACCACCCCCGTGGGCGCGATCCCCGACGCGATCACCGACGGCGACGACGGGCTCCTCGTACCGCCGGGGGACGTCCCCGCGCTGGCCACCGCGCTCACGCGGTTGGTCGAGGATCCGGTGCTGCTATCCCACCTCGCTGTCGGGGCCCGTTCCCGTGCGGCCGATTTCGACCTCGTGGAGTGGCATGCCAGGCTCAGCGCGCTGTGGTCCGCGCTCGCGCGGCGATGA
- a CDS encoding glycosyltransferase family 4 protein — MLWLSPWMRPLARVYCERLIDAGFEVVLVTSDQHPESDVQRAYERVLDPRPKTPSTWPAFVRELRAVRSFRPDVVITELVRDPRWIALAGGAPRVNLVHDDRPHGADEELPGWERRLFGRWNGTAASTVCFSDYVADAVSANAVVPLTSDLDDAAVPPVVAASDRRDFVAVGRLTEYKNLDVTLAAWERHVAGPGWRGDELVLIGDGPDRRVGKAVRWHRGPYAYADVIAPMARAKASVVHYRRATQSGVQVLAMQLGVTPIVSPEGALPEFQPPGEHPVGVDDVEGLALAFDALADPGAAAARGRAARDHYDRVFAAPVSARSLAAEVERVIAARARTTAR; from the coding sequence GTGCTGTGGCTCTCGCCGTGGATGCGGCCGCTCGCACGGGTGTACTGCGAGCGCCTGATCGACGCCGGCTTCGAGGTCGTGCTCGTCACCTCCGACCAGCATCCGGAGTCGGACGTGCAGCGGGCCTACGAGCGGGTCCTCGATCCGCGCCCGAAGACCCCGTCGACCTGGCCCGCGTTCGTCCGGGAGCTGCGCGCGGTCCGGTCGTTCCGGCCCGACGTCGTGATCACCGAGTTGGTGCGCGATCCGCGGTGGATCGCGCTCGCCGGAGGTGCTCCGCGGGTGAACCTGGTCCACGACGACCGGCCGCACGGCGCCGACGAGGAACTACCCGGGTGGGAACGCCGGCTGTTCGGGCGGTGGAACGGAACCGCCGCCTCCACGGTCTGTTTCAGCGATTACGTGGCCGATGCGGTATCCGCGAACGCGGTCGTGCCGCTGACCAGCGATCTCGACGACGCGGCCGTACCCCCGGTGGTGGCGGCGTCGGATCGCAGGGACTTCGTCGCCGTCGGGCGGCTCACCGAGTACAAGAATCTCGACGTGACGCTCGCGGCGTGGGAGCGCCACGTCGCCGGGCCGGGTTGGCGCGGCGACGAACTCGTGTTGATCGGCGATGGTCCCGATCGGCGCGTCGGGAAGGCGGTGCGATGGCATCGTGGGCCGTACGCGTACGCCGACGTGATCGCTCCCATGGCACGCGCGAAGGCGTCGGTGGTGCACTACCGAAGGGCCACGCAGAGCGGAGTCCAGGTGCTGGCGATGCAACTGGGCGTGACGCCCATCGTTTCGCCCGAGGGCGCGTTGCCGGAGTTCCAGCCCCCCGGGGAGCATCCGGTGGGTGTGGACGACGTCGAGGGCCTCGCGCTCGCGTTCGACGCGCTGGCGGATCCCGGTGCCGCGGCGGCGCGGGGGCGCGCCGCCCGCGATCACTACGACCGCGTTTTCGCGGCCCCGGTGTCGGCGAGATCGCTCGCGGCGGAGGTGGAGCGAGTCATCGCCGCGCGAGCGCGGACCACAGCGCGCTGA
- a CDS encoding glutamate-1-semialdehyde 2,1-aminomutase, which yields MTGPDFTRSRDLQDRLHRLVPGGAHTYARGADQYPEFMPPVLTRGRGARVWDADGNEYVEYGMGLRAVTLGHAYPPVVEAVRACLDDGLSFSRPTTTELDAAEDFLAMVPTADMVKFGKNGSDATTAALRLARAATGRDLVAVCDQPFFSVDDWFIGATDMAAGIPSAISDLTVRFAYNDADSLRARFAEHPGRIAAVFLEAATALAEPEPGFLEAVRALCDEHGAVLVFDEMITGFRWSPHGAQSVYGVTPDLSCWGKAMGNGFPIAALAGKRELMELGGLNTDAERVFLLSTTHGPESVSLTAFRAVARAYREGDPVGAMERAGRRLADGVNAAADAAGVGNAVRAIGRPSCLVFTTRDTDGAPSQAYRTLFLQELMRRGVLGQSFVISAAHTDADVDHTVDAVAQALVPYRKALEAGTVDGLLEGRPVAPALRRTAAPRRLPGGAPS from the coding sequence ATGACCGGACCCGACTTCACCCGCTCGCGGGACCTGCAGGACCGCCTGCACCGACTGGTGCCCGGCGGCGCGCACACCTACGCCCGCGGCGCCGACCAGTACCCCGAGTTCATGCCGCCCGTGCTCACGCGCGGCCGCGGCGCACGCGTCTGGGACGCGGACGGCAACGAGTACGTCGAGTACGGGATGGGGCTGCGGGCCGTGACCCTGGGCCACGCCTACCCGCCGGTCGTCGAGGCCGTGCGCGCGTGCCTCGACGACGGTCTCAGCTTCAGCCGGCCCACGACGACGGAACTCGATGCCGCCGAGGACTTCCTCGCGATGGTGCCCACCGCCGACATGGTGAAGTTCGGCAAGAACGGCTCCGACGCGACCACCGCGGCCCTGCGCCTCGCGCGCGCCGCCACCGGCCGCGACCTCGTGGCGGTGTGCGACCAGCCCTTCTTCTCCGTCGACGACTGGTTCATCGGCGCGACCGACATGGCGGCCGGGATCCCCTCCGCGATCAGCGATCTCACGGTCCGCTTCGCCTACAACGACGCCGATTCGCTGCGGGCCCGGTTCGCCGAGCATCCCGGCCGCATCGCCGCCGTCTTCCTCGAGGCCGCCACGGCCCTCGCGGAGCCCGAACCCGGCTTCCTGGAGGCGGTGCGGGCCCTGTGCGACGAGCACGGCGCGGTGCTGGTCTTCGACGAGATGATCACCGGCTTCCGCTGGTCGCCGCACGGCGCGCAGTCCGTGTACGGCGTCACGCCCGACCTGTCGTGCTGGGGCAAGGCGATGGGCAACGGCTTCCCCATCGCCGCGCTCGCCGGGAAGCGCGAGCTCATGGAGCTCGGCGGCCTCAACACCGACGCCGAGCGGGTGTTCCTGCTGTCCACGACGCACGGCCCGGAGTCGGTCTCGCTCACCGCGTTCCGCGCCGTCGCGCGGGCCTACCGCGAGGGCGATCCGGTGGGCGCGATGGAGCGCGCCGGGCGCCGGCTGGCCGACGGGGTGAACGCCGCGGCGGACGCCGCGGGGGTCGGCAACGCGGTGCGCGCGATCGGCCGCCCGTCGTGCCTGGTCTTCACGACCCGCGACACCGACGGTGCGCCGTCGCAGGCCTACCGGACCCTGTTCCTGCAGGAGCTGATGCGGCGCGGCGTGCTCGGACAGTCCTTCGTGATCTCCGCCGCGCACACCGACGCCGACGTCGACCACACCGTCGACGCGGTGGCGCAGGCCCTCGTGCCGTACCGGAAGGCACTGGAGGCGGGCACCGTCGACGGGCTGCTCGAGGGCCGTCCCGTCGCGCCGGCCCTGCGCCGGACCGCGGCGCCGCGGCGCCTGCCCGGCGGGGCACCGTCGTGA
- a CDS encoding flippase, with protein MQFVARILGLVASIGTVALTTRSLGPGPYGQLSAAIMFIGLWSSLTELGIGSVIVRRVTSGTGDLSRLVRVNAGFSLTYCLPLGAAAALTGWLLYRDDPLVVVMIAIISGSLVLTTLSSCVQPVFVTDVRFGAVALSDLVGRLLSFGLTFVLVHVGADLYWYAVVQLVPPLVVLVIQGGVARRIVDIRPIFSVRESWELVRESLPQTGVLIIAALYWRSDGVLLSVLSTKEETGAYNLAYTVAFNATVISSVFLWSTLSTMTNLFATDRERFARFTERSIQAMLFVSMPLAVVGVLLAPELVRLLGSEDFVAAGGSTLGLLFVAVAIRLVTGTLSQGLFAAHDQVFLLRLNIVSLVLNIGLNVALIPQFGAKGAAASLVASEFFGLAVATWRLTGRTPYRTPWLFLVRLAPPVAAAAAVCLVGNSLPVLLTGALAAVVYVAVNLLLGPVRLNDARGLLSSEGGNP; from the coding sequence ATGCAGTTCGTCGCTCGGATCCTTGGCCTGGTCGCGTCGATCGGCACCGTTGCCCTGACAACGCGGTCGCTCGGCCCCGGACCCTACGGGCAGCTGTCCGCCGCGATCATGTTCATCGGCCTGTGGAGCAGCCTCACCGAACTCGGTATCGGCTCGGTGATCGTGCGCCGCGTGACGAGCGGTACGGGCGACCTGTCGCGCCTGGTGCGGGTCAATGCGGGATTCTCGCTGACCTACTGCCTTCCGCTCGGCGCGGCCGCGGCGCTCACCGGTTGGCTCCTGTACCGCGACGATCCGCTCGTCGTGGTGATGATCGCGATCATCAGCGGCAGCCTCGTGCTCACAACGCTGAGCAGCTGCGTGCAGCCGGTGTTCGTGACGGACGTCCGCTTCGGCGCGGTCGCGCTGTCTGATCTCGTCGGCCGCCTGCTGTCCTTCGGCCTGACCTTCGTGCTGGTGCACGTCGGGGCCGACCTGTATTGGTACGCCGTGGTCCAACTGGTCCCGCCGCTAGTGGTGCTGGTCATCCAGGGGGGCGTCGCCCGTCGTATCGTCGACATCCGGCCGATCTTCTCGGTCCGCGAGAGCTGGGAGCTCGTCCGCGAGAGCCTGCCGCAGACCGGCGTCCTGATCATCGCGGCGCTGTACTGGCGTTCGGACGGCGTCCTGCTCTCGGTGCTGAGTACCAAGGAGGAGACGGGCGCCTACAACCTCGCGTACACGGTCGCCTTCAACGCGACGGTGATCTCCAGCGTCTTCCTCTGGTCGACGCTCTCGACGATGACCAACCTCTTCGCCACCGACCGTGAGCGCTTCGCCCGGTTCACCGAGCGCAGCATCCAGGCCATGCTGTTCGTGTCCATGCCCCTGGCGGTCGTGGGCGTGCTGCTCGCGCCGGAGCTGGTCCGGCTCCTCGGATCGGAGGACTTCGTCGCCGCCGGTGGTAGCACGTTGGGGCTCTTGTTCGTCGCCGTCGCGATCCGATTGGTCACCGGCACGCTCAGCCAGGGACTGTTCGCCGCGCACGACCAGGTCTTCCTCCTGCGGCTCAACATCGTCAGCCTGGTGCTCAACATCGGATTGAACGTCGCGTTGATCCCCCAGTTCGGCGCGAAGGGCGCCGCGGCTTCTCTCGTCGCGAGCGAGTTCTTCGGCCTGGCGGTCGCGACGTGGCGCTTGACCGGCCGCACACCGTATCGCACGCCCTGGTTGTTCCTGGTGCGATTGGCGCCGCCCGTCGCGGCGGCGGCGGCGGTGTGCCTCGTCGGGAATTCTCTTCCGGTCCTCCTGACCGGCGCGCTGGCGGCGGTCGTCTACGTGGCGGTGAACCTGCTGCTCGGGCCGGTGCGCCTGAACGACGCGCGTGGACTGCTCAGCTCCGAGGGAGGAAACCCGTGA
- a CDS encoding PIG-L deacetylase family protein encodes MIGLSAGRISEIAVLGAHCDDIAIGMGGTLLQLAEANPGLRVRAFVASGAGTPREAEERAALAAFAPEAELHITVLDLPDGRAPAHWQREKSLLAQFKRSSTPDIVFAPHRGDAHQDHRQLAELVPQEFRDHLILGYEILKWETDTPRPTVFNPLSAYAAMAKTRLLTEHYPSQVDHDWFDDESFLGLARLRGIQCRSTYAEGFMLEKAIVDLGGNR; translated from the coding sequence ATGATCGGCCTCTCCGCCGGCCGGATCTCGGAGATCGCGGTGCTCGGCGCGCACTGCGACGACATCGCGATCGGCATGGGTGGGACGCTGCTCCAGCTGGCGGAGGCCAATCCCGGCCTGCGCGTGCGGGCCTTCGTGGCCAGCGGCGCCGGCACCCCGCGCGAGGCGGAGGAACGGGCGGCGCTCGCCGCCTTCGCACCCGAGGCGGAGTTGCACATCACCGTGCTGGACCTGCCCGACGGGCGAGCCCCCGCGCACTGGCAGCGCGAGAAGTCCCTACTGGCGCAGTTCAAGCGCTCGTCCACGCCCGACATCGTCTTCGCGCCGCACCGCGGCGACGCGCACCAGGACCACCGCCAGCTCGCGGAGCTGGTGCCGCAGGAGTTCCGGGACCACCTGATCCTCGGCTACGAGATCCTCAAGTGGGAGACCGACACCCCGCGACCCACCGTGTTCAACCCGCTCTCGGCGTACGCCGCGATGGCGAAGACGCGGCTGCTCACGGAGCACTACCCCTCGCAGGTCGACCACGACTGGTTCGACGACGAGTCCTTCCTCGGCCTGGCACGGCTGCGCGGCATCCAGTGCCGCTCCACCTACGCCGAGGGTTTCATGCTGGAAAAGGCGATCGTAGATCTCGGAGGAAATCGATGA
- a CDS encoding NAD-dependent epimerase/dehydratase family protein, translated as MKVLLTGSQGYLGTVMTPILRAAGHEVTGLDSGLFADRVLGPAVADPPTLTTDLRDVTAAELEGFDAVIHLAALSNDPLGSLAPEITYDINHAASSRLARLSKEAGVSRFLYASTCSVYGAAGDGLVDEDAPLNPITPYAISKVRVEDDAAELADADFTPVFLRNATAFGFSPRLRADIVLNNLMGYAVLTGEVLVLSDGTPWRPLVHAQDIAHAFATCLTAPKETVSARAYNVGTERNNVTVAEIAQAVVDVVPGAAVRITGEAGNDPRSYRVDFSRAREELGFEAQWTVADGAAELHKAYTEFGLTERAFHDDFTRLAVLKELQAGGAIDASMRRR; from the coding sequence ATGAAGGTCCTGCTCACGGGTAGCCAGGGATACCTGGGAACGGTGATGACGCCGATCCTGCGCGCGGCGGGCCACGAGGTGACCGGACTCGACTCCGGGCTCTTCGCCGACCGCGTGCTCGGGCCGGCCGTGGCCGACCCGCCGACGCTCACCACGGACCTGCGCGACGTGACCGCGGCGGAGCTGGAGGGCTTCGACGCGGTGATCCACCTCGCCGCCCTGTCCAACGACCCGCTGGGCTCGCTGGCGCCCGAGATCACCTACGACATCAACCACGCCGCGTCGAGCCGGCTCGCGCGGCTGTCCAAGGAGGCGGGCGTCTCCCGGTTCCTGTACGCCTCCACGTGTTCCGTGTACGGCGCGGCCGGCGACGGCCTCGTCGACGAGGACGCGCCGCTCAACCCCATCACGCCCTACGCGATCAGCAAGGTGCGCGTGGAGGACGACGCCGCGGAGCTCGCGGACGCCGACTTCACCCCCGTGTTCCTGCGCAACGCCACGGCGTTCGGCTTCTCGCCGCGGCTCCGCGCGGACATCGTGCTGAACAACCTGATGGGCTACGCGGTGCTCACGGGCGAGGTCCTGGTGCTCTCCGACGGGACGCCGTGGCGCCCCCTGGTGCACGCACAGGACATCGCGCACGCCTTCGCCACGTGCCTCACCGCGCCGAAGGAGACGGTCTCGGCGCGCGCCTACAACGTCGGCACCGAGCGCAACAACGTGACCGTCGCCGAGATCGCGCAGGCCGTGGTCGACGTCGTGCCCGGCGCCGCGGTCCGGATCACCGGCGAGGCGGGGAACGACCCCCGCTCGTACCGGGTCGACTTCTCCCGTGCCCGCGAGGAACTGGGCTTCGAGGCGCAGTGGACGGTCGCGGACGGCGCGGCCGAACTGCACAAGGCCTACACCGAGTTCGGGCTCACCGAGCGCGCCTTCCACGACGACTTCACCCGGCTCGCGGTGCTCAAGGAGCTGCAGGCCGGGGGCGCCATCGACGCCTCGATGCGCCGGCGATGA
- a CDS encoding class I SAM-dependent methyltransferase — translation MRHARACRACGSVKLTRVLDLGRVPAADHFPPAGSPVDPGESAHPLAMDLCAACGLAQLADDDTVTDEPRGVEPRALREQAADAVARVAEAGLLRGTTVREFGSPHGGTWLPLLADRGFRETDSATVGADVVLDSFGIMHEPDQRAAFAARAAAVAPGGVLLLQYQPLGGIVDQLQWTALRHGHFGYYTLTALLRLLAAAGLEPVRAFEFDLYGGTVLLAVRHSGAADVVPGAGAADPTVRRILAAEAAAGLGTPRGLRTLSAAPADQARALREWAQGHAAAGRTVAAYGAASRAVALFALAGLDAGLVSCVADASPSKQGRRMPGTDIPIVPPQHLTTLDGPVLLTLPDLHDEVLEAWPALRGRLVNQP, via the coding sequence ATGAGACACGCACGCGCGTGCCGCGCCTGCGGCTCCGTCAAACTCACCCGGGTGCTCGACCTGGGCCGCGTCCCCGCGGCGGATCACTTCCCGCCCGCCGGGTCCCCGGTCGACCCCGGCGAGTCCGCGCATCCACTCGCGATGGACCTGTGTGCCGCATGCGGCCTCGCACAGCTCGCCGACGACGACACCGTCACCGACGAGCCCCGGGGCGTGGAACCGCGCGCGCTGCGCGAGCAGGCCGCCGACGCGGTGGCCCGCGTCGCCGAGGCCGGCCTCCTCCGCGGCACGACGGTGCGCGAGTTCGGCAGCCCGCACGGCGGCACGTGGCTGCCGCTGCTCGCCGACCGCGGCTTCCGCGAAACCGACTCGGCCACCGTCGGTGCCGACGTCGTTCTCGACAGCTTCGGGATCATGCACGAGCCCGACCAGCGGGCGGCCTTCGCCGCTCGCGCCGCGGCCGTCGCGCCCGGCGGCGTGCTGCTGCTGCAGTACCAGCCGCTCGGCGGCATTGTCGACCAGCTGCAGTGGACCGCCCTGCGGCACGGCCACTTCGGCTACTACACGCTGACCGCCCTGCTGCGGCTGCTCGCCGCCGCGGGCCTGGAGCCGGTGCGCGCCTTCGAGTTCGACCTGTACGGCGGCACCGTGCTGCTCGCGGTGCGGCACTCCGGCGCGGCCGACGTCGTGCCCGGCGCGGGCGCCGCCGATCCCACCGTCCGCCGGATCCTCGCCGCGGAGGCCGCCGCCGGCCTCGGCACGCCCCGGGGCCTGCGCACGCTCAGTGCCGCGCCCGCCGACCAGGCGCGCGCGCTGCGGGAATGGGCGCAGGGGCACGCCGCCGCCGGCCGCACCGTCGCGGCCTACGGCGCCGCCTCGCGGGCCGTGGCGCTGTTCGCGCTGGCCGGCCTGGACGCGGGCCTCGTGTCCTGCGTCGCCGACGCGTCACCGTCGAAACAGGGTCGCCGCATGCCCGGCACCGACATCCCGATCGTTCCGCCCCAGCACCTGACCACGCTCGACGGCCCCGTCCTGCTGACCCTGCCCGACCTGCACGACGAGGTGCTCGAGGCCTGGCCGGCCCTCCGCGGAAGACTGGTGAACCAACCATGA
- the rfbC gene encoding dTDP-4-dehydrorhamnose 3,5-epimerase, whose product MRIEQTDLADVLLLVPTPHADDRGLFTRTFDAEIFDAHLGEPGAAARFVQDSQSRSMRGVLRGMHGRSGRGEAKLVRCAHGAVHDVLVDARPYSPTFGRSQAFRLDDEAFRTLYVPPGFLHGFQALTDVADVCYRIDRPHDPSEDLAVHHADPELALQWPLAASIVSARDRAAGSWADLRSRLG is encoded by the coding sequence ATGCGCATCGAGCAGACCGACCTGGCCGACGTCCTGCTGCTGGTTCCCACCCCGCACGCCGACGACCGGGGCCTGTTCACGCGCACCTTCGACGCGGAGATCTTCGACGCGCACCTGGGGGAGCCGGGCGCCGCCGCACGATTCGTGCAGGATTCGCAGTCGCGCTCGATGCGGGGCGTGCTCCGCGGGATGCACGGCCGCTCGGGCCGCGGGGAGGCGAAGCTCGTGCGCTGCGCGCACGGCGCCGTGCACGACGTCCTGGTGGATGCGCGACCGTACTCGCCGACCTTCGGCCGGAGCCAGGCCTTCCGCCTGGACGACGAGGCCTTCCGCACGCTGTACGTGCCGCCGGGCTTCCTGCACGGCTTCCAGGCGCTGACCGACGTGGCGGACGTCTGCTACCGGATCGACCGCCCGCACGACCCGTCCGAGGACCTCGCGGTGCACCACGCCGACCCGGAGCTCGCGCTGCAGTGGCCGCTGGCCGCGTCGATCGTCTCGGCGCGGGACCGCGCGGCCGGCTCCTGGGCCGACCTGCGCTCCCGCCTGGGCTGA
- a CDS encoding glycosyltransferase — translation MTAERLYLAGGLRQSPPPATPTHRDPAVLIVAYRVPGDVAECLAAVAKHLPGVPVLVWDNSGPDYPGMADVREAFPAVAWHGDGRNLGFAAAVNRLAALAPDHDLLLLNPDALLRGGLEETRAALRRPGVAAAAPAVHDVHDTTGRGRPWDVAHRRRGVLRGLVSRAGYAEALRRTPISDLYPAAPERVDGYLTGACLAISRDAWDALGPFDEEFFLYGEETDWQRRALDAGWSLELTGDAGVEHSGHGTVRDDAVAWRRSADLLRANMALNIEHAAGARAAGVFLLGDSLLDRVQRSKRASRAAIPRSERPSIVFTVNRLVFGGAERHHLVLAGELQRRGYDVTVVCLQRFGPLIEEAPAGVRVVRQPWWGPLLDLPAGPTILISGDTNTETGFATLWRAGGRDRTWLVGAHIPPEPDGPTYSAPLAAAMRRADGFVALSPAHWAEATAHRTLGRRHFVAPNGVARRADLDEVPPRPRVGHVPRLVMLSRIVEHKNPHLLVEALAGLEDLPWELDIFGDGPDRERLEALTPPGLAGRVRWRGWSPGPEHAFAEADLACVPSGSEAFPMVILEAMARRLPVVASAVCAVPDMLDDGAVGALVHDVTVEGWREALRELLARPEEWAALGDRGFERMREHYTVEAMADAYEAAFTAVRP, via the coding sequence ATGACTGCAGAACGCCTGTACCTGGCAGGGGGGCTCCGGCAGTCGCCGCCGCCGGCGACGCCGACGCACCGTGATCCGGCGGTCTTGATCGTCGCCTACCGCGTGCCGGGCGATGTCGCCGAGTGCCTCGCCGCCGTCGCGAAGCACCTGCCGGGTGTTCCGGTGCTCGTCTGGGACAACTCGGGTCCCGACTATCCGGGGATGGCCGACGTGCGAGAGGCGTTCCCGGCTGTCGCCTGGCACGGTGACGGTCGCAACCTGGGCTTCGCCGCGGCGGTCAACCGGCTCGCGGCCCTCGCTCCGGACCACGACCTGTTGCTGCTCAACCCCGACGCCCTGCTCCGCGGCGGACTCGAGGAGACCCGCGCCGCGCTGCGGCGGCCCGGGGTGGCGGCGGCGGCCCCCGCGGTCCACGATGTGCACGACACGACGGGGCGTGGCCGCCCGTGGGACGTCGCGCACCGCCGCCGGGGCGTGCTGCGGGGCCTCGTCTCCCGCGCCGGGTACGCCGAGGCGCTGCGCCGCACGCCGATCTCGGACCTGTACCCGGCAGCGCCGGAGCGGGTCGACGGCTACCTGACGGGCGCGTGTTTGGCCATCAGCCGCGACGCCTGGGATGCGTTGGGTCCGTTCGACGAGGAGTTCTTCCTCTACGGCGAGGAGACCGACTGGCAGCGGCGCGCCCTCGACGCGGGCTGGTCGCTGGAGTTGACCGGCGATGCGGGCGTCGAGCATTCGGGGCACGGTACGGTCCGCGACGACGCGGTCGCCTGGCGGCGCTCGGCCGACCTGTTGCGTGCGAACATGGCCCTCAACATCGAGCATGCCGCGGGTGCCCGCGCGGCCGGCGTCTTCCTGCTGGGGGATTCGCTGCTCGACCGGGTGCAGCGCAGCAAGCGCGCGAGCCGGGCAGCGATCCCGCGCAGCGAGCGGCCGAGCATCGTCTTCACGGTGAACCGGCTGGTCTTCGGAGGGGCCGAGCGGCACCACCTCGTGCTGGCGGGGGAGCTGCAGCGCCGCGGCTACGACGTGACCGTCGTCTGCCTGCAGCGCTTCGGTCCGCTGATCGAGGAGGCCCCGGCGGGCGTGCGCGTGGTACGCCAGCCATGGTGGGGGCCGTTGTTGGACCTACCTGCCGGCCCGACCATCCTGATCAGCGGCGACACCAACACCGAAACCGGCTTCGCCACCCTCTGGCGGGCCGGGGGCCGGGATCGGACGTGGTTGGTGGGGGCACACATCCCGCCGGAGCCGGACGGGCCCACGTACTCCGCTCCGCTGGCCGCCGCGATGCGGCGTGCGGACGGTTTCGTGGCGCTCTCTCCGGCGCACTGGGCGGAGGCGACGGCGCATCGGACGTTGGGCCGCAGGCACTTCGTCGCGCCCAACGGTGTGGCGCGGCGAGCGGATCTCGACGAGGTGCCGCCGCGTCCCCGTGTCGGCCACGTGCCGCGCCTGGTGATGTTGTCCCGCATCGTCGAGCACAAGAATCCGCACCTGTTGGTGGAGGCGCTGGCCGGGCTGGAGGACCTGCCCTGGGAGCTCGACATCTTCGGCGACGGTCCCGACCGCGAGCGGCTCGAGGCACTCACCCCACCTGGGCTGGCGGGGCGGGTGCGGTGGCGGGGCTGGTCGCCCGGGCCCGAGCACGCCTTCGCCGAGGCCGACCTGGCGTGCGTCCCGAGCGGCTCCGAGGCGTTCCCGATGGTGATCCTCGAGGCGATGGCCCGGCGCCTACCGGTGGTGGCGTCCGCCGTCTGCGCCGTCCCGGACATGCTCGACGACGGTGCCGTAGGCGCCCTGGTGCACGACGTGACCGTCGAGGGATGGCGGGAGGCCCTGCGTGAACTGCTGGCACGGCCGGAGGAGTGGGCCGCGCTCGGCGACCGCGGATTCGAGCGGATGCGCGAGCACTACACGGTCGAGGCGATGGCCGACGCCTACGAGGCGGCGTTCACGGCGGTGCGGCCGTGA